ACCCGCCGAGGCGCGCAGACGCTGCTCGCGCGCATGACGGGCGAAGGTGAAGGCTTCGTCGCGACTGTGACTGCCGGTGACGACCTCGACGCCGACGCCGCCCAGCTCGCGGAACTCGCCGAGCAGCCGCTGCATCCGGGTGCGCGTCAGACCATAGCGGGCCGGATGGGCGATCACCGCCTCGCCGCCGGCGCTGCGAATCCAGCCGAGCGCGTCCTCAAGGCTTGCCCAGTCGCCCGGCACATGACCCGGCTTGCCGCGCGTGAGGAAGTGCCGGAAGACCTCGTTGGTATCGGCGGCCCGCCGCTGCTTGACCAGCAAACGCGCGAAATGGGTGCGACCGACGAGACGCCCCTTGGCCAGCGCCCGCGCGCCCGCGCAGGCGTCCTCGATGCCGTGCTTGGCCAGCCGCCGTCCGATCTCCTCGGCCCGCCAGGCGCGAAACTCCATCAGCCGTGCCAGACCTGCCTGAAGGTCGCTGTTGGCTGGATCGAGCCGCAAGCCCACCACATGCACCGTGAGCGTGTTCCAGGTGACGGAGATCTCGACGCCTGGAATCAGGGTCAGACCCAGGTCGTCTGCGGCCCGCCCGGCTTCGGCCAGACCGTCGGTATTGTCGTGATCGGTGAGCGCCAGCACCTGCACCCCCGCCGCACCGGCGCGCACCACCAGCTCCGTCGGCGTGAGCGTACCGTCGGAAGCGGTCGAATGCGTATGCAGATCAGGGATGGGAGGCATCGGCCTAGTTTAACCGAATGGCGACCTCGGCGTGCGATCGAGCGCGAGACGGATACCAGCACGATTGCTATGCTTCCGGGATCCACGGACCACTCCCACTCCGGGACGGGTCGACGCACAGGCCGGACACCCATGCTGCCACCGATCGACATCAGCCATATCGTGCAGCGTCTCGACGAACTCGGCGAGGAACTCCAGCGCATCAGCGACGAATCGCCCGAACCCGTCGAACCGACGCCACGGGCGTTGCTTGCCGGACTCGAACGCCTGCTCGACGTCCTGCACGCGGCCGACGGGGGATCATGCACCGACTTCGCGCGCCAGATCCAGCAGGCGACCGGCTCGGACCCCGAGTTCATCCTGGAGCACGGACTGCGCCTGATCGTCCAGCTCACCGAACTGGCCCAGCGGCTCAACCTGCCGACTCAGGCCCAGGCGCTGGAACGGCTCGCCCTGCCGCTCAGTGTCTGGATGCTGCGTCGTGGCTGCGAGCTGCCGCATCCCGAACCCGTGGTCAACGCACTCGCCCGGCTCGCCAACGGTCTGCGCCAGCCCGAGGACTTGCTCGAACTCCATGGGCTGATGAACGAAATCATGGATGCCATCGGCATCGAACGCGCCCTGGAGCTGGAGAGCGACAATCCGGCCCGCCCCTGGCGTGTGCTCCTGATCAACCGTGCCATCGTCGCCACCCGCACCCGCCGGCCGGCCTTGATGGAAGCGGCCTTCCAGACCATCGTCGAGCACCTGCCCGAGGAGGCGCCCGACTTCTTTCGCGAGGGCATGGGTCAGATGGAGACGCTCGACTATCCCCCCCAGGCGCGCGAGGTCATGCAGCGCTATTTCGAGATCTGGTGCTCGGCACAGCGTCTACACTAAATCGCATGATGTAGAATGCGCCAATCGACGACGACAGCGGACAGCCTCTCATGCGCCTCGCGGAGATCCAACCCGGAATGCGGCTCGCCAAGGACGTTCACGATCCTCATGGTCAGATCCTGATCCGTGCCGGCGTCGTCCTGGGCGAGCGCCAGATCCGGGCACTGAGGTCGTGGGGCGTGGTCGAGGTCGGCATCGCGCCGGACGAGAGCGCGACGGATCCAGGGGGCCGCGATCCCAAGGCCATCGCCGAGATCCGCCATTCGATCGACATGCAATTCGGCCTGAGCAATCGCGATCATCCGGTGATCCAGGCTCTGCACACGCTATGCCTGGATCGGGCGCTCGACAGGCTCTAAGGGGGCCGGACGTGGACACTGACCGCCTCATCGAGCGACTCGGCGAGCTGCCCTCCCTCCCGGCTGTCTATCATCGCGTGCGCGAGGCCATCGAGACCCCGGACGGCTCGCTGGAAACAGTGGCCCGCCTCATCGAGTCCGACCCGTCCATGAGTACGTGCGTGCTGCGTGTCGCCAACAGCCCGTTCTATGGACTGGCGACCAGGGTCGACAACATCCTCCGGGCGCTGACGCTCATCGGCGCGACCGCGACCCACAATCTGGTGCTGGCCACAGCTCTGCTGACGGTATTCCGTGATCTGCCGCTCGGCGCCGTCTCCATGCGTTCGTTCTGGGAGCATGGCCTCGCCTGCGCCGCAGCGGCCCGTCTGATTGCCTGCCAGGGAGGCCGGGCCAATCCGGAAGACGCCTATCTGGCCGGACTGCTGCACGACATCGGGCGTCTGCCGCTCTACATCCTCGAACCCCTCGACATGGGCGCCGCCCTGCAGGCGCATCGAGAACGCCAGGGCCATCTACACGACCTGGAGCAGCAATACCTGGGTATCGACCACACCGAACTCGGCGCCATCCTGCTCGCACACTGGCAGCTGCCAGAGGTCTTCTGTTCGGCCGTCTCCAATCACCATGCCCCCTGGCGCGCGTCGAGCTCCAGTCCCGAGACCGCTGTCGTGCATGTCGCCGACCTGATCGCCAACAGCCTCAGACTCGGCACCAGCGGCACACGCTGGGTTCCGGTGCTCGACGATGGAGCCTGGCGCCTGACGGGACTCGACATCGCACAGCTGCCCGCCATACTCGAAACGACCGTCACGGCCACGCGTGATCTCGCCTCGGCCTTCATGGAGCCCTGAATGAAGCCGGCTCCCCCCCCCAGGTCCCTATCTCCGGCCGAGTCAGTCGACGAACTCCCGTCAGGCACCTTGCCGAGACTCCATCCACTGACACTCAACGTCCTGCGCGAAGTCATCGCGCGTCTGCACAGCTGTCGCTCGCTCTCCGAATTGCTCGCCGGCATCGAGCGCGGTGCGCGGCTGCTCCTGCCGACGACTCAGATGGCCGTTCTGCTGCGCCAGCCGGACGCCTGTCTCGAGATCGTCCATTGCGCGCCGCACACGGCGACGGACAGTCTGGGTGCCCTCGTCGACGACCTCATCGATCGCGGCCATTTCGGTCAGGCGCTCAAGCAGGGGTTCGTCTGGGCGAGCGCCGGCCCCGATCGAACCTGCCTGTTGTCGCGGATCTCGACCGCCAGTCGCATCCATGGCCTGGTGCTCTGGGTCGACCCGGCACTCTCGCCTCCTTGGCACCAGACCCTGGGCGCCCTGACGGATCTGATCGGACTGGGTCTCGAACGGCTGAACGACGATGCCGAGGCCGTCCTGCTCCCGCGACCGGCGACCAGCGCCAGATCGCGTCCGGCCCTCGATATCGCCATTCCAGTCGATCGGCTCACTGGATTGGCCCATCGGACCCACTTCATGCGATTCCTCCAGCGAGCGATCCTCGACAGTGCCCCGCAGCTGTCGGTGGCCACACTGCTGCTCGACGTCGATGGCTTTCATCGCGTCAACCGCGAATTGAGCTACGAGACCGGCGATCAGATACTGTGCGAGCTGGCCGCCCGGCTCAATGGTGCACTACAGTCCCAATCGGCGTGTGACAGCCTGGGCGTCGCCGAGCGCGACATCTGCTTCGCCCGCACCGGCGCCGACGAATTCGGGATCGCGCTGGCGCGGGTGCACCACCCCCAGCGGCTGGTTGAGCTCGCCGCCCAGCTGCACAGCCACATCGCGGCGGGTTTCCAGCAGCAGGGTTCGCGACTCCATCTGTCGGTCAGCATCGGCATCGCCGTCGCGAGCGGACTCGCCGAGAGCACCAGCGCCCAGGATCTGATGCGCAATGCCGACGCGGCGCTCAAACGCGCCAAGCAGGCTGGACGCAACCGGCACGTACTCTACGAGCCCAGTTGGGAGTCCTCAGGAACACACCATCTGCGCACCGAGTCGCTACTCCAGGAGGCGCTGCGTCAGGATACGTTCAACCTGCATTTCCAGCCTCAGTTCGAGCTGGCGACCGGGCGTCTGGCCGGCGCCGAGGTACTGCTGCGGCTCACGCTCGGTGATGGCACGCCGCTCTCGCCGGCGAGCTTCATCCCGGTCGCCGAGAGCACGGGGCAGATCATCGAGATCGGCGAATGGGTGCTGCGCCGCGCTTGCCGACAACTCCGGGCCTGGGATGCACTGGGATTGGCGCGGATTCCGCTCGCCATCAATGTCTCGGCGATCGAATTGAGCCAGCCCGACCTGAGCATACGTCTCCAGTCGATCCTGGAGCAGGAGGGCATCGGGATGGAGCGCCTGCATCTGGAGATCACCGAAACGGCCATCGCCCACAACGAGGGCCAGACCATCGCCAACCTCAAGACACTGCGCGCGGCAGGATTCGAGATCTGGATCGACGACTTCGGCACCGGCTATTCGTCGCTGAAGTCGATCAAGAATTACCCGGCGAGCGGAATCAAGCTGGATCGCGAATTCGTGAAGGATCTGAGCGAGGATCATGGCGCACGCGTGGTCGCCGCCGCGATTCTCGATCTGGCGTGGAATCTGGGCTATCCGGTCGTCGCCGAGGGGATCGAAGACGCCGCGCAGTGTGCGCTGCTGCGCGGGCAGGGTTGCGACATCGGTCAGGGATTCCATCTCGGGCACCCGGTCGATGCCCTGGAGTTCCAGCGGCTCTATCTGTCCGAGGCGACGTAACCCGGCGCACGGAGCGCGATGAGCCGGCGCGTAAGGATTGTCCGCGAGCCGGGGTGACGCCCGACTCAAGCCCGATGCCGTCAATGACCTCGCCATGTCGAACGGCTGGCGCTGGTGGTGCTCCACACCCAGATCCATCAAGGACGGCCGGGCTTGATCCTGGCAGACTCATGGCCGATCCTAACTTCAGCATCACACGACTGCACACACGAGAGGACGAGACACATGCATGCCACCGCACGCCCGATCCTGATCGCCACCGGCCTGAGCCTGCTGACGAGCCTGACGCTGGCCCACGCCTCAGCCGATGACCCCATGACCGAGGAAGCCAAGGAGCTCATCCAGGAATTCGCCGGACAGTTGCAGTCCGAACTCAAGGCGGCGATCCAGACCGGCGGCCCCGTCCAGGCGATCTCCGTCTGCAAGGATCGCGCACCGGCCATCGCCGCCGAGCTGTCCGAATCCAGCGGCTGGGAGGTGGGACGTGTCAGTCTCAAGATGCGTAACACGACACTCGGGACACCGGACGCCTGGGAGACCCGGGTGCTCGAATCCTTCGAGACCCGTCTGGCCAATGGCCAGCCCGTCGATACCCTGAGCCAGGCCGAGGTGGTCGAGGACGATCAGGGACGGGCGTTCCGTTTCATGAAAGCGATCCCAACGCAGGAGGTCTGTCTGGCCTGTCATGGCAAGACCATTGCCGAGCCGGTCGCTCAGGCGCTCGACGCGCACTATCCGAACGACCGCGCGCGCGGCTTCGAGGTCGGCGACATTCGCGGCGCTTTCACGCTGTCCAAACCACTGACCGAGTGAACCAGTGCCTGGTATCGATCCAGCGGCGCGGTCGTCACTGACGAACGGCGATCGGGCCGCCTGATTCATCGAGGGGTAGAGATCATGTCAGGGGCGCGATTCGACATCCTGTTCGACGGCACGCTCAAGCCGGACGTTGATCCGGGTCTGGCGCGCGAACGTCTGGGCGCGGCCTTCAAGCTGGACGCGGCCGGCGTCGAGCGTCTCTTCACCGGCAAGCCGGTCGCCGTCAAGCGCGACGCGGACCTGACCACCGCCGCCCGCTACAAGCGCGTCTTCGAGGAGGCCGGCGCCATCGTCACCCTGCGTGCGATCGAAGCGGCCGAGCCGACCGAGGCCCCTCCGTCTCCCGTTGCCGTGCCAACGGATCGCACGCCGGCAGCGGCGGCCCCTCAGTCCGTCGTCACGCGCGCGGCCTCCGAACCAAAGGCCGACGCCAAGACAGACGGGGTGTCCGCAAACCTCACCGCCGAGGGCGGCTTCGAGTTCCTCGAAGAGCCGCCCAAGGTTAAGATGCCCGACCTCGATCTCAGTCATCTGAGCCTGGTCGGCGGCTCGAACTGGAGTCTGGCCGACTGCGAGCAGACACCCGAGCCGGTGCACATTCCCGACATCAGCCATCTGCGTCTCGACGAGATCGAGCCGCCCCCGGACGACAACGACCCGACTGGACAAAATCCCGCCCCATGAGCACAGACTTCGACCACATCGTCATCGGCGCCGGCATCAGCGGACTGGGCGCCGCGCACTTCTCCGCCCGGCGCGGCCTGAGTACGCTGGTGCTCGAAGCCAGCGACCGCGTCGGCGGCTGCATCAACAGCCAGGTATTCCCCGCACTCGGCGGTTTCTGGACCGAAGCCGGCGGACACACGTGTTTCAACAGCTATGGCCACATGCTGTCCATCCTCGACGATCTGGGTCTGACCAGTCAGGTCCATCCCAAGGTCAAGGTCGGCTACAAGCTTTGGAAGGCGGGCAAGCGCCGCTCCATCCTCTCGGCCCTGCATCTGTTCGAGGGTGCGCGCTCGATTCCCAAGCTGTTCAAGGAACCCAAGGACGGGCGTAGCGTGCGCGACTACTATGGCGCCGTGCTCGGCCGGCGCAATTATCGGGATCTGCTCCAGCACGCCTTCCAGGCCGTCATCTGCCAGCCGGCCGACGACTACCCGGCCGAGGCGCTGTTCCGACGCAAACCACGCCGCAAGGAGGTCATCAAAGCCTTTACCTTCGCCGAGGGCATCGCGACCATCCCGAACGCCATCGCCGCCCAGAACACGCTCGACGTGCGCACAGGTCAGCGGATCGAGCAGGTCGAATCCGAGGGCGAAGGGTTCCGTGTCCGGCTCCAGGACGGCACCGCGATCCGTGCCGCTCACCTGACCCTGGCCGTGCCGCCCGACGTCGCCGCCAAGCTGCTCCCGGCCGGTTTCGAGGACGCACGCGCACTGGTCGCCGGCATCGGCATGGCCGAGATCGAGACACTGGTGCTGGTCTTGCGCCAGGACGATCTGGAACTGCCGCCGATCGCCGGCCTGATCGCCGTCGAGGATGCCTTCTATTCGGCCGTCTCGCGCGACTTCCTGCCCGACGCGCAGTATCGCGGCTTTGCCTTCCATTTCCGCCCCGGCGTGCTCGACGCCGACGCTCAGGTCCGCCGCGCCTGCGAGTCACTGAGCATCGCGCCGGAACGAATCGCCGCCCAAGCGCGCGTCCACAACCGTCTGCCCGCGCTCCGCAAGGGCCATTTCGCGCTCGTCGAGCGCCTCGACGCCGCCCTCGCCGGCAAACGGCTGGCCCTGACCGGCAACTGGTTCCTCGGCGTCTCGATGGAAGACGCCCTGACGCGCAGTCACAGCGAGCACGTCCGACTATTCGGCGACCGCGCCTGAAGACAGCCCACACACATGGAGAACACATCATGCGACACGCACTGATCCTGCCGCTACTGATCGGCGCCCTGTCCGGTAACGCACTCGCCGAAGAGATCGGCAGCGTCTCGACCAAATTCAAATGGATGGGTCCGAACGACAAGATCGTCGTCGAGGTCTTTCAGGACGAGGATATCCCCGGCGTGGTCTGCTATCTGAGTCGGGCCAAGACCGGCGGTGTCTCGGGGGCCGTCGGTGTTGCCGAGGACACCTCCGATGCTGCGATCGAATGCACCCAGATCGGTCCCATCGCCCTGCCCGACGACGTGCGCTCCGGCAAGCGTAATGGCGAGCAGGTGTTCAAGAAGCGTACCTCGCTCCTGTTCAAGAGCCTGCAGGTGGTGCGCTTCTACGACGGACCGCGCAATGCCCTGGTCTACCTGACCTACAGCGACCGCATCATCGAGGGTTCGCCCAAGAATAGCGTCTCGGCGGTGGCCATCCAGCCGTGGAAGACAGACCCCGTTCAGCCGGCGGTGAAGTAGCCGTTACTCGATTGCGAGCTCTAAAGAAATTATTCGAACCGTGCCACGCCACAGCCCCGGACAACCCGCGCGGCCAAGAAGGGGCGGCCGGTTCGAAAAGAATTTTAAAAGGCGGGTGTCAGAACAGATCGATCAGGAGGCGTTGGGCTTGGGCCACGGCCAGATCCTTGGAACCGGAGGCATCCGAGCCGCCGAACTCCAGAACCCGGAGTTCGACCGGAGCCACGCCACGGCCGAGCATGCCCAGCTCACGTGCCGCTTCCTTGGAGAGGTCGATCGAGCGGCCATGCACATAGGGGCCGCGATCATTGATGGTGACTTCGACCGAGCGGCCGTTGACCTTGTTGGTCACCAGCACCCGGGTACCGAACTCCAGCGTGCGATGTGCCGCCGTCAGTTCGCCTTGATCGAAACGCTCGCCGCTGGCGGTGCGGCGGCCATTGAAGCGATCTCCGTAGTAGGAGGCCATACCCTCGGTGGTGAGGGCCTGAGCCTGAGTCATTGGCAAGAGCGCAAGTGCTAGAGCCAAGGGTGATAGCCAGTTGCGTCGATGGACCAAAACGCTTCCTCCGCGTGTCGTTTGGTGTTTGGGCGCTGTGCAAGAACCCTTCGAATACTCGTTCGCGGCGAGATCCTAACCGCCAGGACACCACGGAGGCAAGTTTTAGTTTCACCAGATCCGGCAAGGATTTAGCGCATCTATCTATCGTATCTTCTAATCACGGAACTCTTGTCAGGCCATCGCTGTCGCGGCTTCTGAGCCCAGCCCAGGGCTTCTGCACTAGCGCTCACGGCCATCCAGGCGCGTCAAACGTACACTGGATTCCAACGCCGGATCGGGCGCGGTCGTTGCGAGCGGCAGGAATTCATAGGCCGCGATCCGCGCGCGCTGAACCGGCTGATCGAGCGCCTCGGCCACGGCCGGATCGCGGCCATAGACATCACGACGCACGCGAAGGTTGCCCTCGGCGTCGGCGCGTGCCGTCAGATAATAGAGCAGGACGGGCAAGGGCTCCGACAGGTTGACATAGCGCGTCTTGGCGCCCTCCAGGACGCTGTCGATACGCGCCCGATCCCAGCTCGACTCCTCCAGCAGCAATTCGGCGAATTTCATCGGGTTCTGGACCCGCACACAGCCATGACTGAGCGCGCGCGCCGAGCGCCCGAACAGCGCCTTGCTGGGCGTATCGTGCATATAGACGGCATGGCGGTTGGGGAACATGAACTTCACCCGCCCGAGCGCGTTGTCCGGCCCCGGCTGCTGGACCACGCGATAGCGTTTGTAATCGGTCGCATTGCCACCGCTGACGCGGCGCCCCGTGCGACGATCGATCAGGATGTATTTGTCCGAGACCTTAGTGAACGTCTTCTGGATCGAGACCGGCATGGTCCAGGTCGGGTTGAGCACCAGATGATCGAGCCGGTCGCGGAACATGGGTGTCTGCGAATCCTCCTTGCCGACGATGACGCGCGTGCTCCAGGCGATCTCGCGGCCGCGCACCAGATGGGCCATGTAGTCGGCGACATCGACGAAGACATAGTCGGGCGGCAGATCCTCGTAGAGCCAGCGCATGCGCTCCAGATTGATCCGGATGCGCTCGATCCTGGATTCGTCGACGGGGTCGTTGATCACCGCAAGCGTTTGGGGACCGACCGCACCGTCAGCACCGAGACCATGACCACGCTGGAAGGCGCGCACTGCCTCGCTCAGGGCGGCATCGAAGGTCTCGGGCCGGTCGGGTGGCGTGCGCTCGCTATATCCAAGCAGACGCAGACGCTCGCGCAACTGGGCGACACGCTCGCCCCGGCTGCCGAGCGACAACACAGATCCGCCAGGCAGCGGCTCCAGCGCCTTGAGCTGACGCGCGCCGGCGTAATGACTCAGCGCGCGTTTGAGATCCTGGTACCAGAAGGGCTTCTGGAAGCGTCCGTCGAGGAAGTCGGCCAGATCCCCGGCCTCCAGGGCGCCGTGCATGTCGGCGATCAGACGCTCGGCCGGCAACGGCGCGCGGTCGTTCCACTTTCGGTCGATGGCGACCGGATCGAGCTTGCCATAGCGGGTGTGATGGGCATAGCGCAGTAGCGCATCGCTCAGCTGGAGATCGGCGGCGAGACGGGCGGCACCCTGGAGTGCGTCGAGCGCACCCGGACGGCTCAGTGCACGCAGGCGGTCGACGTGGAAGTCCTCGGGGCGGAAGCCTTCGGTGTCGCTCTGCTCGGCGAGTTCGAGCAAGGCCTCGATCGGCGCCGGCTTGGACCAGGCCAGACTGTAGCCGCGCTGGACATAGAAATCGGCGAGCACGGCGGCCGAGAGCAGCGGTACGCCGTCGATGGCCAGCGTCCTGGACTCGCGGAACGCCTCCAGGGTCGAGGCGAGCAGTTCGCTCGCACGCCCGGTCGCGGGCGTCATGAGGGTCAGCCAGGACAGCAGAACCAGTGGAAGCGATGCCTTCATGTCGTCAATTCAAACCTCGCCGATGAGTTCGACCCGCCCCCGGTCGTCGACCGTCTCCAGGCGCACGGTGAAGCCCCACAGACGGCGGATGTGGCGCAGCATCTCCGGCACCGAGTCACCCAGCGGGCGGCGCTGGTGCGCGAAGTGACGCAGGGTCAGCGAGCGGTCGCCGCGCCGGTCGACATTGTAGACCTGAATGTTGGGCTCGCGCGTGCCCAGATTGTACTGTTCCGCGAGCGCCTGACGCAGGGCGCGATAGCCGCTCTCCTCGTGGATCGCCTTGACTTCGAGATGTTCCTCCAGATCGTCGTCGGTGATGGCGAACAGACGGAACTCGCGCATCAGGTTGGGCGAGAGGAACTGGGCGATGAAGCTCTCGTCCTTGAAGTTGCGCATGGCGAAGTCGAGCACCTTGATCCAGTCGCCGCCGGCGATGTCGGGGAACCAGTAGCGGTCCTCGTCGGTGGGTGATTCGCAGATGCGGCGGATGTCGCGCATCATGGCGAAGCCGAGCGCATAGGGATTGATGCCATTGTAGTAAGGCGCATCGAACGGCGGCTGGAATACCACGCTGGTGTGCGATTGCAGGAACTCGATCATGAAGCCGTCGCTGACGAGTCCGTCGTCATACAGATGGTTCATGAGCGTGTAATGCCAGAACGTAGCCCAGCCTTCATTAGCCACCTGCGTCTGGCGCTGCGGATAGAAATACTGCCCGATCCGCCGCACGATGCGCAGGATCTCGCGCTGCCAGGGTTCGAGCAGGGGCGCATTCTTCTCGATGAAATAGAGGATGTTCTCCTGCGGCTCCTCCGGCCAGCGCTCCTCAAGCCGCGACGCGTCGTGCTCGGCGGTCGGCGGTCGGCGGCAAGGTGCGCCAGAGATCGTTGATCTGCGATTGCCGATAGTCCTCGCGCTCGCGCTGGCGGCGCTGCTCCTCGGCCATCGACAGCGGCGACGGGCGCTTGTAGCGGTCGACGCCGTGGTTCATCAGGGCATGACAGGAATCGAGCAGCAGCTCGACCTCATCATGGCCGTAACGCTCCTCGCACTGGGCGATGTACTTCCGGGCGAAGACCAGATAGTCGATGATGGCGTCGGCGCTGGTCCAGGTGCGGAACAGATAGTTGCCCTTGAAGAAGCTGTTGTGCCCGTAGCAGGCATGCGCGATCACCAGCGCCTGCATCGGCAGGCTGTTCTCCTCCATCAGATAGGCGATGCAGGGATCGGAGTTGATGACGATCTCATAGGCCAGACCCATCTGACCGCGCCGATAGGTCTGCTCGGTGGCGACGAACTGCTTGCCGAACGACCAGTGCTGGTAGTAGATCGGTAGGCCTACGGAGGAATAGGCGTCGATCATCTGCTCGGAGCTGATGACCTCGATCTGGTTGGCGTAGGTGTCGAGTCCGTAGACCTCGTGGGCCAGGCGGCCGAGTTCCCGGTCGAACCGCTCCAGGAGCGGAAAGGACCACTCGGATGAATCCGTGATGAGTCGTGTGCTCATGCCGTCTGCCTCTTGAACAACTCGCGAAACACCGGATAGATGTCCTCGGCACCGTCGATCTCCTGCATCGCGAAGTGCGGATGCGCCGCCATCACTTCCTCATAGGCATACCAGAGGCTCTGATGCTGACGCGGCGTGATCTCGACATAGGCGTAATAGCGCATCAGCGGCATCAGCTTCTCGATCAGCAGATCGCGGCAGAGGCTGGAGTCCGAATCCCAGTTGTCGCCGTCCGAGGCCTGGGCGGTATAGATGTTCCAGACGCTCGGGTCATAGCGCTCCTTGACCACGTCATAGGCCAGATTGAGCGCGCTCGACACCACGGTGCCGCCGGTCTCGCGCGAGTAGAAGAAGTCCTCTTCGTCGACTTCCTGAGCGATGGTGTGATGGCGGATGAAGACGACCTCGATCCGGTCGTAATTGCGCTTCAGAAACAGATACAGCAGGATGAAGAAGCGCTTGGCGAGACTCTTGCGCTCCTGATCCATGGAGCCTGAGACGTCCATGATGCAGAGCATGACGGCCTTGCTCGTCGGCTCGGGCAGCTTGACGAAGCTCTGATAGCGCAGATCGAAGGTGTCGATGAAGGGCAGCGCGGCGATCCGGGTCTTGAGCCGGTCGATCTCGGCGCGCCGTTCGCCGATGTGCGGGTCGGTCTCCGGAACCCCGTCGGCAAGCAGACGCGCGACCTCTTCCTCCAGCTCGCGGATCCGGGCGCGTGAGGGCGCACCGAGCGCGGTCCGCCGGGCGACCGCGCCCTTGAGCGAGCGCACCACATCGATATTGGTCGGCGCGCCCTGGGTCGAATAGCCGGCGCGCACCGTCTTGAACTCGGTGGTGCCGATGAGCTGGTTGCGCACCAGATTGGGCAGTTCCAGATCCTCGAACAGCAGATCCATGAACTCCTCGCGCGAGAGTTCGAAGACGAATTCATCCTCGCCCTGCCCGTCCTTGCTCGCGCGCCCCTGACCCGAGCCGCCGCCCTGCCCGCCCTCGGGCCGACGGATGCGGTCGCCCGACTCGAACTGCTTGTTGCCGGGGTGCACCATGTCGCGCACCCCGCCCTTGCCGTGATGGAACACCGGCTCGGATATGTCGCGCGACGGGATGCCGACCG
The sequence above is drawn from the Allochromatium vinosum DSM 180 genome and encodes:
- a CDS encoding L,D-transpeptidase family protein, translating into MKASLPLVLLSWLTLMTPATGRASELLASTLEAFRESRTLAIDGVPLLSAAVLADFYVQRGYSLAWSKPAPIEALLELAEQSDTEGFRPEDFHVDRLRALSRPGALDALQGAARLAADLQLSDALLRYAHHTRYGKLDPVAIDRKWNDRAPLPAERLIADMHGALEAGDLADFLDGRFQKPFWYQDLKRALSHYAGARQLKALEPLPGGSVLSLGSRGERVAQLRERLRLLGYSERTPPDRPETFDAALSEAVRAFQRGHGLGADGAVGPQTLAVINDPVDESRIERIRINLERMRWLYEDLPPDYVFVDVADYMAHLVRGREIAWSTRVIVGKEDSQTPMFRDRLDHLVLNPTWTMPVSIQKTFTKVSDKYILIDRRTGRRVSGGNATDYKRYRVVQQPGPDNALGRVKFMFPNRHAVYMHDTPSKALFGRSARALSHGCVRVQNPMKFAELLLEESSWDRARIDSVLEGAKTRYVNLSEPLPVLLYYLTARADAEGNLRVRRDVYGRDPAVAEALDQPVQRARIAAYEFLPLATTAPDPALESSVRLTRLDGRER
- a CDS encoding YeaH/YhbH family protein, coding for MSHFIDRRLNGKNKSAVNRQRFLKRYKTQLKRAVADAVDKRSITDMDSGETVGIPSRDISEPVFHHGKGGVRDMVHPGNKQFESGDRIRRPEGGQGGGSGQGRASKDGQGEDEFVFELSREEFMDLLFEDLELPNLVRNQLIGTTEFKTVRAGYSTQGAPTNIDVVRSLKGAVARRTALGAPSRARIRELEEEVARLLADGVPETDPHIGERRAEIDRLKTRIAALPFIDTFDLRYQSFVKLPEPTSKAVMLCIMDVSGSMDQERKSLAKRFFILLYLFLKRNYDRIEVVFIRHHTIAQEVDEEDFFYSRETGGTVVSSALNLAYDVVKERYDPSVWNIYTAQASDGDNWDSDSSLCRDLLIEKLMPLMRYYAYVEITPRQHQSLWYAYEEVMAAHPHFAMQEIDGAEDIYPVFRELFKRQTA